The following are encoded together in the Halopiger aswanensis genome:
- a CDS encoding glutaredoxin family protein yields the protein MADITMYELPGCPYCAKVRSKLDELDLEYDVIEVPRSHEDRTEVEAVSGQTGVPVITDEANGVEGMNESDDIVEYLEETYA from the coding sequence ATGGCTGACATCACGATGTACGAACTCCCCGGCTGTCCGTACTGCGCGAAGGTCCGCTCGAAACTCGACGAACTCGACCTCGAGTACGACGTCATCGAGGTGCCCCGGTCCCACGAGGACCGCACCGAAGTCGAGGCAGTCAGCGGCCAGACCGGCGTGCCCGTCATCACCGACGAGGCCAACGGCGTCGAAGGGATGAACGAAAGCGACGACATCGTCGAGTACCTCGAGGAGACGTACGCGTAG
- a CDS encoding NCS2 family permease — translation MGAIDRYFGFDEHDTDLETELIAGITTFLAMSYIIVVNPAILSEAIQIDGYEQPEIFQMVAVATILSSVVAISVMAFYANRPFGLAPGMGLNAFFAYTVVLSLGVPWQVALAAVFVEGIIFIILTAVGARRYIIELFPEPVKFAVGAGIGVYLLFLGLQEMQIVVADPATLVTMGNVATSAVAALSVVGLAVMLVLHARGVRGAIVIGIVLTAIAGWVLTLAGVAEPGTLVDGNTYQQITGGGILDLIASVQYDFTPLIAGFIDGLGQITDDPLVFVLVVFTFFFVDFFDTAGTLIGVSQIGGFLDENGDLPEIEKPLMADAIGTTVGAMIGTSTVTTYIESSTGVEEGGRTGFTALVVGLLFLVSLLAVPLMSAIPQYATYLALVVVGIIMLQGVADIDWQDPAWAIAGGLTITVMPLTASISNGLAAGIMSYPVVKAAMGEADDVSPGQWALAIAFVLYFATYFAVDAGMLSF, via the coding sequence ATGGGGGCTATCGACCGGTACTTCGGCTTCGATGAACACGATACCGACCTCGAGACCGAACTGATCGCGGGGATTACGACCTTTCTGGCGATGTCGTACATCATCGTCGTCAACCCGGCGATCCTGAGCGAGGCGATCCAGATCGACGGCTACGAACAACCCGAAATCTTCCAGATGGTTGCCGTGGCGACGATCCTCTCGTCGGTCGTCGCCATTTCCGTGATGGCGTTCTACGCGAACAGGCCGTTCGGCCTCGCGCCCGGCATGGGGCTAAACGCCTTCTTCGCCTACACCGTCGTCCTCAGCCTCGGCGTCCCGTGGCAAGTCGCGCTCGCGGCGGTCTTCGTCGAGGGGATCATCTTTATCATCCTGACGGCGGTCGGGGCCCGCCGGTACATCATCGAACTCTTCCCCGAACCCGTCAAGTTCGCGGTCGGAGCCGGTATCGGTGTCTATCTGCTCTTCCTCGGGCTGCAGGAGATGCAGATCGTCGTCGCGGATCCCGCGACGCTCGTCACGATGGGGAACGTTGCAACCAGCGCCGTCGCGGCGCTCTCGGTCGTCGGCCTCGCCGTGATGCTCGTTCTGCACGCTCGCGGCGTTCGCGGCGCGATCGTTATCGGCATCGTTCTCACGGCGATCGCCGGCTGGGTGCTCACCCTCGCCGGCGTCGCCGAACCGGGTACGCTCGTCGACGGCAACACGTACCAACAGATTACCGGCGGCGGAATCCTCGATCTGATCGCGAGCGTTCAGTACGACTTCACGCCGCTTATCGCCGGCTTCATCGACGGACTCGGACAGATCACCGACGATCCGCTCGTCTTCGTCCTCGTCGTCTTCACGTTCTTCTTCGTCGACTTCTTCGACACCGCCGGGACGCTCATCGGCGTCTCTCAGATCGGCGGTTTCCTCGACGAGAACGGCGACCTCCCCGAGATCGAGAAGCCGCTGATGGCCGACGCGATCGGCACCACCGTCGGCGCGATGATCGGCACCTCGACGGTGACGACCTACATCGAGTCCTCGACCGGCGTCGAGGAAGGCGGGCGAACCGGCTTCACCGCGCTCGTCGTCGGACTGCTTTTTCTGGTGTCGCTGCTCGCCGTGCCGCTGATGAGCGCGATTCCCCAGTACGCGACCTACCTCGCCTTAGTCGTCGTCGGGATCATCATGCTCCAGGGCGTCGCCGACATCGACTGGCAGGACCCCGCGTGGGCGATCGCCGGCGGCCTGACGATCACCGTCATGCCGCTGACCGCTTCGATCTCGAACGGGCTGGCCGCCGGGATCATGAGCTACCCGGTCGTCAAAGCCGCCATGGGTGAGGCCGACGACGTCTCGCCCGGCCAGTGGGCGCTCGCGATCGCCTTCGTGCTCTACTTCGCGACGTACTTCGCCGTCGACGCGGGCATGCTCTCGTTCTAA
- a CDS encoding tRNA(Ile)(2)-agmatinylcytidine synthase, with protein MTIVGLDDTDSRERGMCTTYVAARVAERLRRDGADGTRLLLVRLNPAVEYKTRGNAALAIHTDCDPDRAFEVAREHLETLAETTDERTNPGLVVADVDLGGSDGADAIPDDVATFARRAIREELALTEATDLLERRGYRAWGAGNGRGRIGALAAVGAWRALEEWTYEYISYREPDRWGTPREVDSESVFAAADRGYPEVWDTVDRAENETVCVPHTPGPILHGIRGDDPEAVRAVAERIASEPVASSQLFVTNQGTDVHLQDGAIGAVRDGQAYRLEGRVATEPETRRGGHVFFELAPPNGADKAAVDGEDDPTADRLECAAFEPTKRFRDRVRALRPGDRLTVCGEVSRGTLKLEKFAVRDLVTTERVTPTCPDCARRMESAGRNQGYRCRECGTSAPGKEAVPLERELEEGWYEVPPCARRHIAKPLVRGGFDAPTHPER; from the coding sequence ATGACCATCGTCGGCCTCGACGACACCGATTCCCGCGAGCGCGGGATGTGCACGACCTACGTCGCCGCGCGGGTCGCCGAGCGACTGCGGCGGGACGGTGCCGACGGTACGCGCCTCCTACTCGTGCGGCTCAACCCGGCCGTCGAGTACAAGACGCGGGGCAACGCCGCGCTGGCGATCCACACCGACTGCGACCCCGACCGCGCGTTCGAGGTCGCTCGAGAGCACCTCGAGACGCTCGCGGAAACGACCGACGAGCGGACGAACCCGGGGCTGGTGGTGGCCGACGTCGACCTTGGCGGCTCCGACGGAGCCGACGCGATCCCCGACGACGTCGCCACATTTGCCCGCCGCGCGATCCGCGAGGAACTCGCGCTTACCGAGGCGACCGACCTCCTCGAGCGCCGCGGCTACCGCGCGTGGGGCGCCGGCAACGGCCGCGGTCGGATCGGGGCGCTGGCCGCCGTCGGCGCCTGGCGCGCCCTCGAGGAGTGGACCTACGAGTACATCTCCTACCGCGAACCCGATCGGTGGGGGACTCCGCGCGAGGTCGATTCGGAGAGCGTCTTCGCGGCGGCCGACCGGGGCTACCCCGAGGTCTGGGATACCGTCGACCGGGCCGAAAACGAGACGGTCTGCGTTCCGCACACGCCGGGTCCGATCCTCCACGGCATCCGCGGCGACGATCCCGAGGCCGTCCGCGCGGTCGCCGAGCGAATCGCGAGCGAGCCGGTCGCCTCGAGCCAGCTGTTCGTCACGAACCAGGGAACCGACGTCCACTTGCAGGACGGGGCGATCGGCGCGGTTCGGGACGGCCAAGCATACCGACTCGAGGGACGCGTCGCAACGGAGCCGGAAACCCGACGCGGCGGACACGTCTTTTTCGAGCTCGCGCCGCCGAACGGGGCGGACAAGGCGGCAGTGGACGGGGAGGACGACCCCACTGCAGACCGCCTCGAGTGCGCCGCCTTCGAACCCACCAAGCGGTTCCGCGATCGGGTTCGCGCGCTCCGGCCCGGCGACCGGCTCACCGTCTGCGGCGAGGTCTCGCGCGGAACGCTCAAACTCGAGAAGTTCGCGGTCCGAGACCTCGTGACGACCGAGCGAGTGACGCCGACCTGTCCGGACTGCGCCCGCCGAATGGAGAGTGCCGGTCGCAATCAGGGCTATCGCTGCCGTGAATGCGGAACCAGCGCACCCGGAAAGGAAGCGGTGCCCCTCGAGCGCGAGCTCGAGGAAGGCTGGTACGAGGTGCCGCCGTGTGCACGCCGCCACATCGCGAAACCGCTGGTTCGCGGCGGGTTCGACGCGCCGACGCATCCGGAGCGGTAG
- a CDS encoding MFS transporter — protein sequence MTRARLFASLCGLVFFINLARVVFAPLLNVFIGEFAIGEATAGLIVTLAWLGSASLRLPTGWLLTRLPRHQVVLGSGTFLAVSSGIAATATTVPHLMAGAFLMGVASGVYFVSANPLLSELFPSRVGRIVGIHGAASQIAAVIAAPFVAVALLVTWRLSLWAIAVGTAVITLYTWLAARNTDLPTAGQADRDFVAGALSEWRLICTSLAIVGAPVFVWQGVFNFYELYMQSKGLSDGMAGVLLTVIFAAGVPAFFFSGDLADRFPHVPYLLGVVGAFAASLFALTLVEGLVALVVLSAIVGFVIHALFPATDTFLLETLPDSSRGSAYAVFSSVWMLTQSLGSSALGVLLERDYGYDAVFGSAAICLIALVLVLVGLERTGRLPGTA from the coding sequence GTGACTCGCGCACGACTCTTTGCATCCCTCTGCGGACTCGTTTTCTTCATCAACCTTGCGAGGGTAGTCTTCGCGCCGCTGCTGAACGTTTTCATCGGGGAGTTCGCGATCGGCGAGGCGACCGCGGGGCTCATCGTGACGCTCGCGTGGCTCGGGAGCGCCTCGCTCCGGTTGCCGACGGGCTGGCTGCTGACGCGGCTGCCGCGCCATCAGGTCGTGCTCGGCTCCGGGACGTTTCTCGCGGTCTCGTCCGGTATCGCGGCGACCGCGACGACGGTCCCGCATCTGATGGCCGGCGCGTTCCTCATGGGTGTCGCTTCCGGCGTCTACTTCGTCTCGGCGAACCCGCTGCTGAGCGAACTGTTCCCGTCGCGGGTCGGCCGCATCGTCGGCATCCACGGTGCGGCCAGCCAGATCGCCGCGGTGATCGCCGCCCCCTTCGTCGCGGTCGCACTGTTGGTTACCTGGCGGCTCTCGCTGTGGGCGATCGCCGTCGGCACGGCGGTGATAACGCTCTACACGTGGCTCGCGGCGCGAAACACCGACCTCCCCACGGCGGGGCAGGCCGACCGGGACTTCGTCGCCGGCGCGCTCTCGGAGTGGCGCCTCATCTGCACGTCGCTCGCGATCGTCGGCGCGCCCGTCTTCGTGTGGCAGGGCGTGTTCAACTTCTACGAACTCTACATGCAGTCGAAAGGGCTCTCCGACGGGATGGCCGGAGTCCTGCTGACGGTCATCTTCGCCGCCGGGGTTCCCGCCTTTTTCTTCAGCGGCGATCTGGCCGATCGGTTCCCGCACGTGCCGTACCTGCTCGGCGTCGTCGGCGCGTTCGCCGCGAGCCTGTTCGCGCTGACGCTGGTCGAGGGGCTGGTCGCGCTGGTCGTCCTCAGCGCGATCGTCGGCTTCGTCATCCACGCCCTGTTTCCGGCCACGGACACGTTCCTCCTCGAGACGCTGCCCGACTCGTCACGAGGCAGCGCCTACGCGGTGTTCAGTTCCGTCTGGATGCTCACCCAATCGCTCGGCTCGTCCGCGCTGGGCGTCCTGCTCGAGCGTGACTACGGCTACGACGCGGTGTTCGGCAGCGCCGCGATCTGTCTCATCGCGTTGGTCCTCGTGCTCGTCGGCCTCGAGCGAACCGGTCGGCTCCCGGGGACGGCGTAG
- a CDS encoding transcriptional regulator has product MSRSALVGNVTAMLEDAGFVVSDRCAIRPKSFDVAARRGEDLILVKILGNIDAFNEETGHEMRRLGTYLEATPMVIGLRSRDEDLKPDVVYFRHGVPVLSPDTAYNLFIEDVPPLIYAAPGGLYVNIDGDLLADEREDRDWSLGRLANELGVSRRTVSKYEDGMNASVEVAMELQEIFDAPLTSPVNVLDGADEVHETESTPDDPEADPDDERVVAVLTRAGYEVHPTLRSPFKAVSRDEEDDDEDVVLTGHSEFTKAAEKRARIMSSIGHVTHTQSVYVVDRAKRESVDGTALVERDELDDLRNAAELRKVIRERSEHEEAA; this is encoded by the coding sequence ATGTCCCGCTCCGCACTGGTCGGCAACGTTACCGCGATGTTAGAGGACGCGGGATTCGTGGTAAGCGACCGGTGTGCGATCCGCCCGAAGAGCTTCGACGTCGCTGCGCGTCGCGGCGAGGACCTCATTCTCGTGAAGATCCTCGGTAACATCGACGCCTTCAACGAGGAAACCGGTCACGAGATGCGCCGCCTCGGCACCTACCTCGAGGCGACGCCGATGGTGATCGGCCTGCGCAGTCGCGACGAGGATCTCAAACCGGACGTCGTCTACTTCCGCCACGGCGTGCCCGTGTTGAGTCCCGACACCGCGTACAACCTGTTCATCGAGGACGTACCGCCGCTGATCTACGCCGCACCCGGCGGTCTCTACGTCAACATCGACGGCGACCTGCTGGCCGACGAACGCGAGGACCGCGACTGGAGCCTCGGCCGGCTGGCGAACGAACTCGGCGTCTCCCGCCGGACGGTCTCGAAGTACGAGGACGGCATGAACGCTTCCGTCGAGGTCGCGATGGAACTGCAGGAGATCTTCGACGCACCGTTGACCAGCCCGGTCAACGTCCTCGACGGCGCCGACGAGGTCCACGAAACCGAGTCGACGCCGGACGACCCCGAGGCCGATCCCGACGACGAACGGGTCGTCGCGGTGCTGACGCGGGCCGGCTACGAGGTGCACCCGACGCTGCGTTCGCCGTTCAAGGCCGTCAGCCGCGACGAGGAGGACGACGACGAGGACGTGGTCCTCACCGGCCACTCCGAGTTCACCAAAGCCGCCGAAAAGCGCGCGCGGATCATGAGCTCGATCGGCCACGTCACCCACACGCAGTCGGTCTACGTCGTCGACCGAGCGAAACGCGAGTCCGTCGACGGCACCGCGCTCGTCGAACGCGACGAACTCGACGACCTCCGCAACGCCGCTGAACTGCGGAAGGTCATCCGCGAGCGGTCGGAACACGAGGAGGCGGCGTAA